One window of the Oncorhynchus gorbuscha isolate QuinsamMale2020 ecotype Even-year linkage group LG17, OgorEven_v1.0, whole genome shotgun sequence genome contains the following:
- the LOC124002299 gene encoding uncharacterized protein LOC124002299, with product MTTVYIGFLLLAMLFSSQVHAQNTTTQSLPTNVTKADFTSSSTLNVSTTNVSTTNVSTTNVSTTNVSTTNVSTTNVSTTNVSIPQGASVTLQSSVFTLLIPVVGSLLQGCF from the exons ATGACGACCGTTTACATTGGATTCCTTCTCCTTGCCATGCTTTTTTCATCACAG GTCCATGCGCAAAACACTACCACACAGTCCCTTCCTACGAATGTGACCAAAGCTGACTTCACGAGTTCCTCGACGCTCAACGTCAGTACCACGAACGTCAGTACCACGAACGTCAGTACCACGAACGTCAGTACCACGAACGTCAGTACCACGAACGTCAGTACCACGAACGTCAGTACCACGAACGTCTCCATTCCTCAAGGAGCCAGTGTGACCTTGCAGTCCAGTGTATTCACGCTCCTCATCCCTGTGGTGGGCTCGCTCCTACAGGGCTGCTTCTAG